Part of the Oncorhynchus mykiss isolate Arlee chromosome 23, USDA_OmykA_1.1, whole genome shotgun sequence genome is shown below.
ACCCCATGGCTCTCTATCATCCGTATTCTTCCTTAGGGGGGCAGGACCTAACCGCCAGTAGTCTAGGGGCTCTCCCATTGGTTGTTTAGGATCACCTCATCTGGAGCATAACTGGCTCCTCACATTCTGCTCCATACTGCCTGCTGCATTTTCCCGGTCAAAAATATGGGCGTGTCCTATTGCACAACTGTTGCTTTGCACAAGCTTGCTGACAATGTGTAGACACTTGTCCACaaattctattctgttctattccataACGTGTGGATTTCACTTTGGAAGGTAAATCTTAGTAATAATATATTGTTGCATTAGATGGATGTTTGTTCTTCTTGTTGCGAAATTTTATGGCAATGTACATGTATTTTGCAGTGTGTTCATATTTCATATTTGATTAATTATTTACTGAATTATCTCAATCTTGTATAATAATCCATTCTCATCATTTCAACGCTATAATTTACTATAATCTGACATTTTTGGAAAATGTGAATGATTTAAGTGACCCCGCCAAAACACTTTCATTATAATAACTAGAAGATTCAAAACCTTTATGAAAACCAGAGTCTATGAAAACCTCGAAACCATGTTTTTACATGTGATCATGCCACATGCGATCGAGTACTGCATTGAAGACTTCCGTATTGTCCAGTAATGTGATAGTGGTAACAGGACATCGATCTGAGAGAGAGGAAAGCTGCCTCTGCGTAATCAGTGATTGAAATAGATAGAGATGTCCTAATAATCAATTACATTATTAAAATCATAGAGCTCTTGATTAAAGTATGTGTGTAGAGGGAGCAGTCTGAGCATAGGCCAGGGataatcaactagattcagcctcgGGATGATTTTTTTCTGGAACAGATGGTTGGGGGCCGGGACATAATTACAAATactttgtagactgcaaattgaacACAGAAAACCCAAACAGATATGTTTGTCTAAAACATAATAACTTTAAACCTTGCTTaaatttgtatacgatcacgtgtttCAATTATGCACAAAATCACCTTCATCCTTCCATTAGTTTTTTAAAACCGGtaccgtgacacttgtgggggtcgtagagcaaaacggagaacaccatcgtttttgtgagagtctcccctttccattgCTTGGTAGTAGTttagtttgtaggtcaaaccaTTCGTACGCTACAGATGTTtacgtgagaagaccgatttcaggatgtctcatggtctcacAAAGACCGCTCTAGCTTTGCCATCTTTCACCGCGGATGCGGAAGTGTGACACTggcggatgcagtggattgagatgcatccaatgcaaaaaaacaactgaactctagcttaaactgacacatTTTATTGGGATTTTTTTGTGATGTCACTTCGACTCTAGGAggttaaattaaaatcacttggagctgatttcctggtgtttttgcagtgttttatgtccaacaatgaacatattgatacaatcttcggcaaaatcattcccgcaaaaatattatttgaagatgatatatatatatatatatatatatatatatacatatatatatatatatatatataatgttaaATTATagacaaaaaatgtttttagtttttgttcagaaaacttggggggccaaataaaaccacccacaggccaaatttggcccgcaagccgccagttggggaaccctggcaTAGGCCGATTTACACGACAACATGAATTAACAAGTGGTCTTACAGTCGCCCAGCCTCTATTAATGTCAATGGTCTCTTGCCCTCCCCTTTTCTAGTGGTTGTTTACATGGGACCATGGATCTTTGCAGTACATAGTAGTATCAAAGATACTGATAACCTTTTATCTGTGGTAGAACCCACTGAAGGCAGTAGCGGTGTAAAACAGACAGGATTAATTatgttcttctcttcttctctcttcagtTTCAATGGAAACATGACAATCACAGTTCACATTCGAAGCTGTGAGCAGCTCCTACTGGCCAAACTGGGTGTGAGAAGGCAAATGGCCATGTGCAAGCAGCGCTGGAAGGGACTGGGACTAACGACCGTCAATCAGCCCGTACACTCATAGCAAAGCAGCAAAATTGACTgacgtgtgtgtctctgtgtgcatgtgtgggtgtgattgtgtgtgtgtgtgtgtgtgtgtgtgtgtgtgtgtgtgtgtgtgtgtgtgtgtgtgtgtgtgtgtgtgtgtgtgtgtgtgtgtgtgtgtgtgtgtgtgtgtgagagagagagagactgactggcatgcgtgcgtttgtgtgtattGACCAGGGCTGTGGTGCATTGTAGTTGcattgcatgtgtgtgtacatggtgtGCAATGCGCCTTCCATGCAACACAGAGCTGTGTCATGATAACACACACATTGTGCATGCTGTGTAATTCAGTCTTTAAAATTGCAAGGAAGAATTAAATAAAGTCAAGGTCTGATTCTGAAACTTTTTAATCTCATTGTCTGCCGTCTTCTGATCTATCATTTCATGATAAATGCGTATTAATTATTGTATTTTCAACCCAAAGGACATGACTGTGAAGTGTGAGTACTGAAACATGGGACAATATAACGTGAATATGCTAGTTAGCTTTTTAAAGCAGTCTGCTGTACCCTTATAGATGTTGTCATAGATAATATTCTTGAAGATGGTTTACAAGACGTTGACTCAGCAACAACAAGTGGCTGTCTCAGATTGGTCCATCAAACATTGGATTAGACATTGTGTTCTGTCTATGGTCTTAGTaactgcttcccaaatggcaccatattccctacatagtgcactacttttgagaagAGCCCTACGGGTCCTGCTCATaaatactgcactatatagggaatagggtgtcatttgggactcaccGTAAGCTCTGCCAGGCTTCCTGACTGGAACAAGTAGACATGTAACTGGAGGTGGAGGAGAAATGAGGCAGGCTGAATTGGAAATGAGGGCTTACGGTTTATTTTACAGTCCGAAGTTTACTTGCTATTTACTAAGAGTCGCAAGCTACCGTAACTACATAGTAATTAGCTAACAAATTACTCTCATTTCTTTTGAAATTCACTGAAGTGCCTCAACATATAAAGTGGTTCCTGCTTGCTAGGCAGTTAGATGCCAATTCTCAGTGAATAGTGATGTAAAATAAGGGATACTTCCCATATTTCTCTTACATCCTATTTCATTTCTTACACCCTTCTAGTCATTTTTAATCCCCCGTTTTGGGTTTAGCAGGGACATCCTAACAGGTCTCCAGTAGCAGGAGGCATACAGGGCCTGAAGGAGCTACAGTAAATATAATCTAACTGTAAACACATCTAAACTGACATTGATTTGACATCCAGTGTTGATGTTCTCATTCAAAACACATTTAAAAGCCATTTTAAAACTGGCATATTCCACCCCGCAGAATCTACCCCTGGCCCTTTAACTTGTTCTGTAAATGGGGCTTCGAATGGATTCAAATGTATGTGAGTCCTTTCTGGCTTCTCAGGCTATTCCAACCCATCTTCATTAGCTAGATGCAAGCCTGATATCATTACCCAGCAATCTGCATTCCATTGTAGGACTGGTACATAAGCAAGTCCCATACAACAAACTGCACCCCTACCCCCTCCAATCCCCTCCTACCACAGCTCAAAGAAATGGTTGTTAGTCAAGTAAGGAGAAATTACACAGCCTCCCCCATATACAAACATACACTGTATTGTATTTTttataaacaacaacacacatatTTATAATGAGATCCACATAGTCATGTTGAAAATGACTCCCAAGAATGAAAATCCAATTATAAAATAAACACTGTAGATTAATTGACTTACTTGTGTTTATGATTTAGATGTTATTAACGTTGCAGATCATTCCTTTCCCAATTTCCTTCTCCCTATTCCACTCAATCTACCCTGCGCTGCACATTTCAACATTACCTACATGGCCCacagcaggttgacgtttattgggatgagtcttgtcctggaggcaggcAGAACTGGGTGATTTCTgctagataggccagctgcagaGTCAGTTTTTTTTTGCTCAATATTACATAAATAAAGGTAGAAAATATTGACAGCCTCAAAAtgcttttaaaatatttttcgAAAATGTTTggattaataaaaaaatatttcccaagaAAAATAAATCAAACATGAAATGAAGACGTTTAATAAATGTAATAGACGCCGTTCTAGAACCCTTGAGTCCGCAGCTACAGCAATAGGAGGATTCATTGACAACATAATGTGTGTACCGACTTTTCCCCTGCCTGTGCTCTTTCTCTTTGGTGTCTCAACACAGACCCATGCAGACCAAGACCAGCCTTGCAGCACTTTATGCTAAGTTAATTTACCCAAATAGACCTACATCCACAGCGCCACCTTATATCAACAGCTTCGTTAATGGAAACCTACTGATCCATAACAGTGGTGGTGCTAGACGTTGGCTGGAGGGCCAAGCAGGTATGAATGTTAATATCACTGATCGATCACAGGATTTGCAAGGAGGCATACGCCGGTGTGTTTAATTATAATTGCGTCAGGGTGGTCGGGAGGGGGTTGCGGCAGTGTTATGGCAGGCCTCGTGTATTTGACTAGGGTCACATCTCGTTCTCACCTTGCAAGTGTAATGCTATATTAAATGCCACTCATGTTaagtgttgttgtgttctgttgaACCCCCTCCTGTCCTGAATGATGTAGTCACGGCATAATATAAAGGTTAAATTGAAAATTGTCCCTTCAAACAAGCTAGAGAAACCCGGCAATGATTGATATCCCTCCTCATAACAGGGAAATAAATGTTAGCAGAGTAGACCCCATGTTTAAACTCCTGCATACAATATATGAATATAATGTATTTTAATGGAGTGCCTGGATTAAATATGGACTATATCAATCTCAGGAGAATTTAAAAGGTCATTGGGAAAGATTAAGTTTGGCGAGGGCTCAGCCTGGATTATTTCAACCTCATGATAATTGCCTTCAATCACAACAAGGGTTGAAGCGGCTGAGTACCAGCTGTGACATGTGCCCTTTACCCTGTTCATTGCTTTGACACTTTCACTAACCCAAAACATTGTAGAGATTATTACCTTTTAATCTTAATAGTTTATGATGATATCACACTCCCTTCAGTTTTATCAGATTTCTCATACAGTCAGCATACTCTGTATTATCCTGTCCTTAAAATAGGCAAGATATTATATAGATTATAGATATTATATAGATTATAGATATTATATAGATTATAGATATTATATAGATTATAGATATTAAATAGGTGAATCATTATTTTCACAGACCTTCGTAACAGAACGTCCTACTTTATGAATAAAGCGTAATGTAAACATGTATGCCTTGGGACAACACTATGAACAGTGTACAAGTTTCTTTTGAATGTAGACTAATGTATATTTACTATAATCAGCTAGGATCCACAGCACAATACTTGACCTCTCTATGTTATTTAATCACAGGACAAGTCAATAAAATATCCCCTTGCACAAAAGGGCAGTCTTTCGATCTCTCCATTTACTAATTCAGATATGGAGGAGAAACCATCCAGTCTTTCAGATGTAGTCTCACTCTCTTTGTAGTCAAGACTGTGACACTCACAGGGTCCAGAAGTGCAGGTTGAGGTGTTGGGGCTCCAGAACGTGTATGTGGGGATCTGTTGTACCACTATGTGGGGGTCTGAAGCCCAGCAGAGGGGGGTCTGGGGTGGAGAGGATGTAGTCAATACTGAATTTAATTTCCGGTTCTGGTTTCCCCTGGCAGTTTGGGTTGAGGGGGTTGTGGTGACCTGGTCTGTGGGCAGGGCTGATGGAGCAGAAGGAGTCCGGGTTGGGGTTAGGATCGGACCGCCTGGTGGAGCCACTTTGTtggttgttgatgttgttattgttgttgttgtttactggAAGGAAAGGCTCCCCAGGCTCTCTGAAACCAATCTTCATGTTGCGTCGGCGCCGGCGACGGCGAAAGTTGCCGTTCTCAAAGAGGTCGAGCATGGACTCACAACCGGTGGCGAAGGTCCAGTAGTTGCCTTTCCCCTTGTCATTTCCCTCTGTGCGGGGAACCTGGAGGGAaaatgaaaaaacacaccaagaagaaaaaataaataaacccaTCATTTTTTTAGATCACGCTCAAATGTGAATTCTACACACAGTACTGTAATGAAACAGTGTTATGACTGTTACCATTTTTGCTGATATTGTGTGCAAAAAAGTATTTGCTTACAATTCATACAGTCGATTGGTAAATGTGTATGTAAATGTGTATGCCTGTCTTTACTGTCACCTTATTATTGTAATACATTTTCTAAGTTTCATACAATATTTAATCAATGAGGATAAAATATTATAGTCTTCTATATTATTCTGACTGATATCAAGTGAAACTTGTATCGAAGATTGTGATAACATTTGTACTCTGATAATGATTCTTAATCAAATGATCAAATATCATCACACAACATGTGATAAAATGTCCCTTACCTTAACAAAGCAgctgttgagagagaggttgtgtcgTATGGAGTTTTGCCATGCCCTCTGGTTGGACCTGTAGTGGATAAAGGAAACACTACTCTGTCAAACTGAATTTGTGGAAGGTATCCAGAAAATGTCTGTTGAATAGACATGTGAAGCTCCTGACCGGTAGTAGGGAAAGCGCTTCATGATGAACTCATAGATCCCTGACAGGGTGACCCGGTGCTCTGGACTCTGCTGGATGGCCATTGCTATCAACGCTATGTAACTGAGGAGAAAGGGCAGACAGAAAGTTACAAAAAGTAAAATGATTTATTTGTTGGTTTTCACATTGAAATTCACAAGAACATGGTTGgagagtaactgattacatgcctcttaaggggaaagtaatccaaaagtaccTGAAAGTAATCAGGTTACATTACTGAATTTTGGTAATCCAAAAGTGACGTTACTGATTAAAATTtgggacaggtaactagtaactgtaacagattacatttagaaagtaacctacccaaccctgaccaaGAATGTATTGATAAAACGGATTCAAATTATATTCAAGGAAACTGGTTTAATATTCTTAATTATGATACTAATTTAATTTGGATATTGGTTGAAATACCACAATCTGATTaaaataatacaacaatatttgGTTATTTGAAATAAAGAAAATAAGGAAACTGAGAATCTGGCTGGTCTATAGCCTACTTATAATTGACTTTGTTTTGTTTCTTATAGGTTAATCTCTTTAACAGAATGTAAACTAATCCAGTAAAATGTTTTTAATGTGTTGCATTACATTCCTTTGGGATTTATATTATGGTCtataaaataccaaaataattGACATTTCTTTAGTACTTTTTTTACACATTAAAACTAACTAAACATAATGTCATATTTTAATATATAATTTATAATAGCTTAGATCATGAATAATGCTAATAACAATACTTGATAATTATATTATCAATTCATAAGCCTATATTAATCATAAGCATTCTACCTGTAAGCAGGTCGACACATCTTCTTGTCTTCATCCGTGCTGCAGGAAGGATATCCATCTCCATCATAGTTGAAGCAGTTATATGGATACTGTGAGTTATCAAACATGTCTACACTTCCACACTGGCTATTATCGGACTGCTTCATCTAATTAACAAATAAAGGTGAGTTTTTACCACCCTCCAAATTCCAACAAAAGCAGACACTTGTTTCCTTTACAGTGAATGTCAACGGTCTTCTACTCTAGCATACTCTACTCATAGTGGTAGCTACTGAGAATGAAGTCTACCTTCTCCCTCGTTGATGACTGGGTCCCAAGGAACCCCCACTCTCCTCCTGACTGGTTGACTGTTGGTCCCCAGCTACTGTAGGCTAGGCTAGCGCCGATAAGACATGCCATGCACCAAATGACTTGGCCAGCCCAACAAATGCTGTCTGCTTGAATGTCTGAACCCGGGGCGTGATCAACTGGTAGCTAGActaatctctgtctcactttgaATCTGGGTGGTCTATAGCCTACTTAGAATTGACTTTGTTTTGTTTCTTATAGGTTAATCTACCTTACAGAATTTAAACTAATCAAATTCTAGCAAACCTCACATCTCCATCGCTCTCTTTCTATTGTTTGTCTTCAGCCTAACTCTTTAAAAAGTGTGTTGTGTCAAGATTATACTTTTTTCTGTCCaatgttgtttttgtgtgtgtgtgtgggggggggggggggggggggggggggggttccttgTGTTTTAGTCAACAAGGAGAGTTTTGTAGATGCAGTCTATAACGCTGTATAATGACCGCAAATTGTGTTTCCGTGAAACAGGGGATGTGTGTTCAGACAGGCTCCTAAAGGGGCATGTAGGTCTCTCCAGGCAGCTGACACAGACCGGAGAAAACAGCCCGTGGGCTCGAGGCCTCCATGTGTGGTCTGCTGGGATCCAGTAGATTAATTGTTGTAGCGGCCCTTTGTGTGATTATATCGATGCGACCAGAACCGTTTTAAAACGCAATTCTGTGTTTACAAATGAATACTAATGGGGCAACGAAGTGTCAACACCCAGGTCAATTTTAAAGAGATTGAACATTTTAGATGTCTATGTCCAAATAAAAAGAGTCCTATTCTCAGATCATGTAATTGTGCATTTTCCAAATGAATAAAACGTTCAAGTAATGGCATGAAAAATGTGCCCAACCATATGCTGGCAGCCTAGGTATGGTGCATTAGGAAcgttttcagaaagtattcagacccttatccttattctaaaaaataTCAAATaggtttttcccccctcatcaatctacacacaataccccataacaggTTTagccatttttgcaaatttataaaaaatatgaaacataatatttacgtaagtattcagacccttaattcaatactttgttgaagcacctttggcagcgattacagccttgagtcttcttgggtatgacgctacaagcttggcacacctgtatttggggagtttcccccattcctctctgcagatcctctcaagctctgtcaggttggatgtggagtgttgctgcatagctatttccaggtttctccagagatgttcgatcgggtttaagtccgagctctggctgggctagtcaaggacattcagagtcttgttCGGAAGCACTCCcgtgctgtcttggctgtgtgcttagggttgttgtcctgttggaaggtgaacctttgccccagtctgaggtcctgagcactctggagcaggttttcatcaatgatctctctgtactttgctccgttcatcttttcctctatcctgactagtctcccagtccctgccactgaaaacatccccacagcatgatgcttcaccatagggatggttgcaggtttcctccagacgtgatgcctgccattcagaccaaagagttcctTCTTGGTTTTATTAGAGCagatcatcttgtttctcatggtctgagagtctataggtgccttttggcaaactccaagcaggctgacacgtgccatttactgaggagtggcttccgtatggccactctatcataaaggcctgattggtggagtgctgcagagatggttgtccttctggaaggttctcccatctccacagaggaactctggagctctgtcagagtgaccattgggttcttggccagctctaggaagagtcttggtggttccagacttcttccatttaagaatgatggaggccactgtgttcttgggaaccttcaatgctgcagaaatattttggtacccttccccagatctgtgcctcaacacaatcctgtgtcggagctctacggacaattccttcgacctcatggattgaattttgctctgacatgcactgtcaactgtgggaccttatgtagacaggtgtgtgcctcttccaaatcatgtccaatcaattgaatttaccacagatggactccaatcaagttgcagaaacatctcaaggataatcaattgaaacaggatgcacctgagctcaattttgagtctcatagcaaagggtctgaagacttacagtaacagtcaaaagttttggcacattcaagggtttttctttatttttattattttatacattgtagaataatagtgaagatatcaaaactatgaaataacacatataactacatcatgtagtaaccaaaaaagtgtcaaacaaatcaaaatatatcaaagtagccaccctttctttgccttgatgaactcttttgcacactcttggcattctctcaactagcttcacctggaatgtttttccaacaggggcggcagggtagcctagtggttagagcgttggactagtaactggaaggttgcgagttcaagctgacaaggtacaaatctgccgttctgcccctgaacagggggaaaataagaatttgttcttaactgacttgcctggtaaaataaataaaaaacagtcttgaagagcacttgttggctgcttttccttccctctgcagtccaactcatcccaaaccatctcaattggttgaggtcgagtgattgtggatgccatgtcttctgatgcagcactcagaGTAATCACTCTCCCTCTtggccaaatagcccttacacagcctggaggtgtgtttggtcattgtattgttgaaaaacaaatgaaagtcccGCTAATCGCAAAATAGATGGGATgccgctgcagaatgctatggtagccattctggttaagtgtaccttgaattctaaataaatccctgacagtgtcatcatcaaagcacccccacaccatcacacttcctcctccatgcttcacagtgggaaccacacatgcggagatcatccgttcacctactctgcgtctcacaaagacacgtgggttggaaccaaaaatctaaaatttggactcatcagaccaaaggagaaatttccaccagtctaatgtctactgctcgtgtttcttggcccaagtaagtctcttcttcttattggtgtcctttagtagcggttccttgcagcaattcgaccacgaaggcctaattcacagtctcctctgaacagttgatgttgatgtcacgtcctgaccttagttcctttttatgtctctgttttagtgtggtcagggcctgagttggggtgggcatttgaTGTTTTTggtctatgttttgtatttctgcttttggcctggtatggttcccaatcagaggcagctgtcaatcgttgtctctgattgagaaccatactaaggtagcctgtgttcccactatgatttgtgggtagttgttttctgttttgtgtattcacctgacagaactgtttcgtttcttcctttcactttgttattttgtttcgtGTGTTCAGTCTAATAAatgaacatggacacttaccacgctacatattggtccgatccttcctactcctcctcaggtcttcctttcctgtggaggtcctcatgagagccagtttcatcatagcgcttgttgtttttttgcgactgcacttgaagatactttcaaagttcttgaatggttccatattgactgaccatcatgtcttaaactaatgatggactgttgtttctctttgcttatttaagctgttcttgctataatacggacttggtattttactaaatagggctgtCTTTTGTatacaacccctaccttgtcacaacacaactgattggctcaaacgcattaagaaggaaagaaattgacAGGCACACCAATTGACAGGCACactgtcaattgaaatgcattccaggtgactacctcatgaagctggttgagagaatgtcaaaattgtgcaaagctgtcgtcaaggcaaagggtggctactttgaagaatctcaaatgtaaaatatattttgatttgttgaacacttttttggttactacatgattccatatgtgttatttcatagttttgttgtcttcactattattgtacaatgtagaaaatagcaaaaagatTGGTTCGTCTTCCTCAAAATTATTTAGCAAATAAAGTGATTAGCCAGTTATTCTAATTGCAATAACTGATTATCTATTCTAAACATGCCAGTACACTAATTCCCTTTCTTTAGTGATGCAGTGAAATCAACTGCACCGCCGTCTTCTGGAGCAAATCCAGGGCATGGTGTACCACCCACATTTTCAAACAAAGAGTCACTATCATAGAATTACAACCTCAACCAGATTCCAAAACTAtgtccattctattctattctatggtCACTCCATCGGAGCAGTGCAGAGGAAAGAGGGTGGGCGCAGGATCAGATAAGGCGTCCTGTTTAGTCGGATTCCTGGTTTATTCCCATGACGATGATTCCTCTGCTATCCCGTCTGCGGTCAGGCTGATTACCCTAGTTAGGCCTGTGGTCTCTGTCTATTAGATGTTTGTCTCAGacagcatcccaaatagcaccctattacctttacagtgcaatacttttgaccagggcacaaaGGGTTAAAAtgagtgcacaatatagggaatagggtgctatttgagtcGTAAACTCAGACTGGGCTTCCTCCATTCAGTCCTATGGATGTGTTTATAAAGCATAGCGGAGGCTTTTACGGGGGCCAGGGAAAGGTTATCAAAATAAAAAGACTGTAaacatgttgatgttggggtgctGTAGTAGACATCATTACTGTACTTATATGTATTCAATTCACTTGATTGTGTCAATTAAGCTACAGATGAGGCACTGTACTCTGAACGTATGGACACATAGATATTAGACATATTTGTTTTCTGTAAGACTTGACTGTTTCTGTGGTGCCTACAAGGATCAGAATCAAGTCAAGAGTATTTTGCCCCGTCTCAATCATTATTGGATCTATTTTTCTAACTTTGAGATATATAACTGATGAGGTTAAATGACACATTTAAATGCACATCTTGTTTAATTGCACCTTTACAAACCTCCACATAAACCgtccatacatacagtatcaACCAGACAGACCTAAGGAGACACAGATAAAAacaggatgggatggatggagtaTACTCACAGAACTCCCCACCTAATGTATATAGCTTTATATCAGGAATTCATATTTTCCTGCAATTACTCTCTTAGTAATGATCCCAAACGTTCAAGTAGTTCTATCATTGCACAGGCACTAGGTTTATCTACTGCAGTgggggctggtgggaggagctataggaggatgggctcattgtaatggctgaaaaTGGAATAGATGGAGTCAGAAATGTGGGTTCTATATGTTTAATGTttttgatactgttccatttattccattccagccattacaatgagtccgTCCTCctttagctcctcccaccagcctccaatgATCTATATATTGACTTTAAGTAGCAATAACTGAAATGTTTTCTCCAGCAAAGCAGATCTGTCATTTGAAAGTTAAGAAATGTACATCCTGAATATCTGTAGACCACATTTCCATCTGGACATCAGACATTCATCACACTCTAAAGGAACCATCATC
Proteins encoded:
- the LOC110503134 gene encoding forkhead box protein L3-like, giving the protein MKQSDNSQCGSVDMFDNSQYPYNCFNYDGDGYPSCSTDEDKKMCRPAYSYIALIAMAIQQSPEHRVTLSGIYEFIMKRFPYYRSNQRAWQNSIRHNLSLNSCFVKVPRTEGNDKGKGNYWTFATGCESMLDLFENGNFRRRRRRRNMKIGFREPGEPFLPVNNNNNNNINNQQSGSTRRSDPNPNPDSFCSISPAHRPGHHNPLNPNCQGKPEPEIKFSIDYILSTPDPPLLGFRPPHSGTTDPHIHVLEPQHLNLHFWTL